The following nucleotide sequence is from Arvicola amphibius chromosome 1, mArvAmp1.2, whole genome shotgun sequence.
TATGAGAagaattttctttccctttaaacaAGAACCTAATGACACTGTCTCGTATCTGCTTGGTTTTCACTCCATACACAATAGGGTTCGTGGTGGGAGGCATGAGTAGATAGAGATTAGCCATAATGATGTGTACAGGGGGAGGAATGGTGTGCCATCCGAAACGGTGtgtaaagaaggtgaagaaggctGGGACATAGGTGATGACGATGGCACAGATGTGGGCAGTGCAGGTGCTGAAGGCCTTCTGCCGAGCGTCTGCTGAGGACAGGCTGACCACTGCCCTCAGGATCATGGTGTAGGAGACAGTGATACACAGGATGTCAAAGCCCCCAATTAGGAGGGCAACCATTAGCCCATAAATGGCGTTGAGCTGAACATTGCCACATGATATTTTAGCAACAGACATGTGGTCACAGTAGGTGTGGGGGATGACATTACCCCTGCAGTATGGCAGGCACTTAGTGAGGAATGTGAAGGGGATAATGAGAATCACACCCCTAAGAAAAGTGAGCATCCCTGCCTTGGCAATGACCACATTAGTGAGAATAGTGGCATAGTGCAGTGGGTAACAGATGGCCACATATGGGTCTGGGCCATGAGCATTAGCACCCCGGACTCCATCCCAGTGAAAGTGTGCACAAAGAACATCTGGGCCAGGAAGGCCTTAAAGTCAATCTCCTTGAGATTGAAccacaatatgcagagagtgttGGGAAGAATGCTGCTGCACATGAGCATATCTGCGAAGGAAAGCAGGGCTAGGAAGATGTACATAGGTCTGTGTAAGGCCTCTTCTGAGTAGATAAGATACATGAGCCCAAAGTTTCCTGAAAGAGCGATGCTATACATGGTGAACAATGGGAAGGAGATCCACAAATGCACCTCTTCCAGACCAGGAATGCCATTGAGGAGAAATGACGCTGGAATAAGGCTGCTGCCATTTAGAGGTGACATAATGAGTGTTGGAAGTCCATGGTAAGGCAGTCCAGAATTGTAATTCCCTAAAGATCACAGACTATGcaataaacataattttcttcCCCATAATGGCTGATTTGTCTTTTTTGTGGGTCCATCTCTGACTTATATGATCCCCCAAATTTTTGCATGTAGTAATACAGTTTGTATTTATGATTTTGGGGTTCAATATCCAGACGGTAAAGTCTGGTCCCCTGTATCTGGGTTGCATCATCTACTCCACAGACTACAGATAGACCAGCGCTATTGGAGCAGCTAGACTGGCAAAACATTTCCTGTGTTCCAGGCGTTACTCATCCACCTCATAGTGCCTGTTCTGTATTGAAATACCAGCAAACATCAGTGGCTCATATATCACTTTCAAAAGTTTTACTTTATAGTCATTCTGGCAATGATTTCAACTATGCATTACTTCAACTATTCCATTACAATGCgtagaaaaattaaattaccTAGAATATAAACAATCTATTTGTACTAacgtattttttaaataaaaaaccagagctatctcatccattcttccactgaagggcatctaggttgtttccaggatctggctattacaaataatgctgctatgaacatagatgagcatatgcttttgttgtatgattgggcatctcttgggtagattcccaatagtggaattgctgggtcctggggtaggttgatcccgaatttcctgagaaaccgccacactgctttccaaagtggttgcacaagtgtgcattcccaccagcaatggatgagtgtaccccttaccccacaacctctccagcaaaggttattattggtgttttggattttagccaatctgacaggtgtaagatgatatctcaaagttgttttgatttgcatttccctgatagctagggaggttgagcatgaccttaagtgtcttttggccattcgaacttcttctgttgagaattctctgttcagttcagcgccccattttttaattgggttaattggcattttaccgtctagtctcttgagttccttatatattttagagatcagacctttgtcagttgcagggttggtgaagatcttttcccagtcagtaggctgcctttgtgtcttagtgacaatgtcctttgctttacagaagctgctcaacttcaggaggtcccatttattcaatgttgcccttaatgtctgtgcagctggggttatgcgcaggaaacggttccctgaagaatggatgaagaaactgtggaatatatacatgctagaatactactcagcggtaaaaaacaatgacatcttgaattttgcaggcaaatggatggaaatagaaaacactattctgagtgaggtaacccagacccaaaaagatgaactcataatcggtttctagccataattaaaggacatcgagcctataaatttgggatccttgagaagataataagaaggtgaactcccaaaaaaagatatagtaatcctcctggatattggaagtagacacgatcgccaggcaaaattgggaacttgagggttgggcgagactgggccaagggaagatggggagagaaaaatgtgaaggggagaacggggggagctcggaggaatggggtgcttgggatataggaagggtggatatgggagcagggaagcatatatcttaatttaaggagctacctgagggttgtcaagagacttgacactagaggggttcccaggtttccagggagacgcccccagttagttccttgggcagctgaggagagggagcctgaaaaggccagttcctatagccatactgatgaatttcttgcatatcaccatagaacctccacctgacgatagatgaagaaaatgacagagccccacattggagcaccggactgagctcccaaggtcctgatgaggagcagaaggagggagaacatgagaaagaaagtcaggaccgtgagggaacctccagctggcgacagatggggaaggtgactgagccccatattggagcactggactgagctcccaaggtcctgatgaggagcagaaggagcgagaacatgagggagaaagtcaggaacgtgaggggtgcattcactcatggagacggtgggacagaactaatgggagatcaccaactccagttggaatgggactgatggatcatgcgaccaaacccgtctctctgaatgtggccaacagcgggggctgactgagaagcaaaggacattggcgctgggctctgattcttctgcatggacgggctctgtgggagccttctcagcttggtcgatcaccttcctggacctggggggatttgggaggaccttggacttagcatagagtggggaagcctgatggctccttggccttgagagggagggaggggaggtatgggtggaggggaggggagggaagagggagaaggagggaagggggaggaggagcggagggaggggggaggaggggggaaggagatggaaatttttaaataaaaaaaaaataaaccatgagaaaaaaaaaagagaaaaaaaaaaccagagctatctcaaaaataaaaaaaagtatagtAAAATACTACAAGTAATAAATTCCTTGCTAACCCTATGGCATGTCCGTCTACTTGATGGACTGAGGTAAAGAGATGACAATGAGTCACTGCTAGTACAGCTTCAGAAGCCAGTACTTGATTCCCATTGCCTGCTAGTCTAATGGACTCTAGAATCAATTGGATGAGAATGGAGATGACTTTTTATAACAAACCAAAGCAACTGACATAACAACATAGTGTTTTATTCTCTATCTGTATCACAACCTCACAGAACCATAGattccaattttttttcaggTTATGTAATCAAGTGAAGATTTTGTTTGTAAAGTAGACATTGTGTCTTTGTACTCTGTAACAAAACAGCCTAGATATTAGGACCAGAGTTCACAAAATAATTATCCATAGCAAGAGAGGGGAACACTGGATATAATAGTATGCTTTCATAGAATCAAATTAAGTCATGGTCATAAGATGTATCCAGGTAGGAAACATGGAAATGGAGAAGTGGCCACATTGACCTAAATGTGTGGGTTGAAAGCAGTACCAACGAAACAGCTGCAATCATGGTAATGGTTATAGGTTCTTGGGGAAAGACATTGAAGGAAAGATAATAGACTCATTT
It contains:
- the LOC119799718 gene encoding LOW QUALITY PROTEIN: olfactory receptor 52N1-like (The sequence of the model RefSeq protein was modified relative to this genomic sequence to represent the inferred CDS: inserted 1 base in 1 codon), whose protein sequence is MSPLNGSSLIPASFLLNGIPGLEEVHLWISFPLFTMYSIALSGNFGLMYLIYSEEALHRPMYIFLALLSFADMLMCSSILPNTLCILWFNLKEIDFKAFLAQMFFVHTFTGMESGVLMLMAXDPYVAICYPLHYATILTNVVIAKAGMLTFLRGVILIIPFTFLTKCLPYCRGNVIPHTYCDHMSVAKISCGNVQLNAIYGLMVALLIGGFDILCITVSYTMILRAVVSLSSADARQKAFSTCTAHICAIVITYVPAFFTFFTHRFGWHTIPPPVHIIMANLYLLMPPTTNPIVYGVKTKQIRDSVIRFLFKGKENSSHKI